Proteins from one Epinephelus moara isolate mb chromosome 1, YSFRI_EMoa_1.0, whole genome shotgun sequence genomic window:
- the ctsd gene encoding cathepsin D: MKLLLLFVLAAVALSADGLVRIPLKKFRSIRRELTDSGRSIEELLADTHSLKYNFGFPSSGGPTPETLKNYLDAQYYGEIGLGTPPQTFTVVFDTGSSNLWVPSVHCSIFDIACWLHHKYNSAKSSSYVKNGTDFAIQYGSGSLSGYLSQDTCTIGDISVEKQLFGEAIKQPGVTFIAAKFDGILGMAYPRISVDGVTPVFDNIMDQKKVQKNIFSFYLNRNPDTEPGGELLLGGTDPKYYTGDFNYINITRQAYWQIHMDGMAVGSTLSLCKEGCEAIVDTGTSLITGPAAEVKALQKAIGAMPLMQGEYMVNCEKVPSLPVISFTLGGKTYTLTGDQYILKVSQAGKTMCLSGFMGLDIPPPAGPLWILGDVFIGQYYTVFDRDNNRVGFAKSK; this comes from the exons ATGAAGCTGTTGCTCCTCTTCGTGTTGGCGGCGGTAGCTCTCAGCGCCGACGGACTGGTTCG AATTCCCTTAAAGAAATTCCGTTCCATCAGACGTGAGCTGACAGACTCGGGGAGAAGCATTGAGGAGCTTCTGGCTGACACACACTCCCTTAAGTACAACTTTGGCTTCCCCTCCAGCGGTGGACCCACTCCAGAAACCCTGAAGAACTACCTTGAC gCCCAGTATTACGGTGAGATCGGCCTGGGGACCCCTCCTCAGACCTTCACTGTGGTGTTTGACACGGGCTCCTCCAACCTGTGGGTGCCCTCCGTTCACTGCTCCATATTCGACATCGCCTGCT GGCTTCACCACAAATATAACTCTGCCAAGTCCAGCTCGTACGTGAAGAATGGCACTGACTTCGCCATCCAGTATGGGAGTGGCAGTTTGTCGGGCTACCTCAGTCAGGACACATGCACA ATTGGAGACATATCTGTAGAGAAGCAGCTTTTCGGTGAAGCCATCAAGCAGCCCGGCGTGACCTTTATCGCAGCCAAGTTTGACGGGATCCTCGGCATGGCGTACCCTCGCATCTCCGTGGACGGGGTGACTCCGGTCTTTGACAACATCATGGACCAGAAGAAGGTGCAGAAGAACATCTTCTCCTTCTACCTGAACAG AAACCCGGACACTGAGCCCGGCGGTGAGCTGCTGCTGGGAGGAACTGACCCCAAATACTACACCGGGGACTTCAACTACATCAACATCACCCGGCAGGCCTACTGGCAGATCCACATGGACGG gatgGCTGTTGGCAGCACTCTGAGCCTGTGTAAGGAAGGCTGTGAGGCCATCGTGGACACCGGGACGTCTCTGATCACCGGCCCTGCTGCGGAGGTCAAGGCCCTGCAGAAGGCCATCGGAGCCATGCCACTGATGCAGGGAGAG TACATGGTGAACTGTGAGAAGGTTCCATCGCTGCCCGTCATCAGCTTCACGTTGGGAGGGAAGACCTACACTCTGACCGGAGATCAGTACATCCTGAAG GTGAGTCAGGCGGGAAAGACCATGTGTCTGAGCGGCTTCATGGGCCTGGACATCCCCCCTCCTGCCGGGCCCCTGTGGATTCTGGGAGATGTATTCATCGGCCAGTACTACACTGTCTTTGATCGGGACAACAACAGAGTGGGCTTTGCCAAGTCCAAGTGA
- the cdhr5a gene encoding uncharacterized protein cdhr5a, which yields MILRDRSTNRPFRVRARDEDFAAGLNPDVKYEVQYSSYVNVTSDGFVILKRVVKTESFALQLRAVDTTTGEFGTAALSVQVIPAVASPSPSNVGYRPGDMALLGLVMAALLVLCLIVIGFLISRLWKGNASVDKICECLGPCLKSDQPRSGHRDSLQYTNDGFQNEGDPSRGGGRRWNNAVPRRSTFPQARGRVIPLERRSRHCSSCGVYTNHVTKGSPSARPSRRGRADGDEYSMRSILAKQRRKEGQKTVWFKESEDSSDIEVEIIPDTVGRVEEETEEELDMEGVVRDPAAPQRESDDGQESPSTESTEEQDGEDSSSEKEKEGQEQEG from the exons ggtcTGAATCCAGATGTGAAGTATGAGGTTCAGTACAGCAGCTACGTCAACGTCACCTCTGATGGTTTTGTGATCCTGAAGAGAGTCGTAAAGACGGAGTCCTTCGCCCTTCAG CTCAGAGCTGTGGACACGACAACTGGAGAGTTTGGAACAGCTGCCCTCTCTGTGCAGGTCATACCAG CGGTGGCCAGCCCGTCTCCGTCAAACGTCGGCTACCGTCCAGGCGACATGGCGCTGCTGGGTCTGGTCATGGCGGCTCTGCTGGTCCTCTGCCTCATTGTGATTGGCTTCTTGATTTCCCGCTTGTGGAAGGGAAACGCCAGCGTGGACAAAATCTGTGAG TGCCTGGGCCCCTGCCTGAAGTCTGACCAGCCCCGCTCCGGCCACAGAGACTCCCTGCAGTACACCAACGATGGCTTCCAGAACGAGGGCGACCCGAGCCGGGGGGGCGGCAGGCGCTGGAACAACGCTGTCCCCAGACGGAGCACCTTCCCCCAGGCACGAGGCCGGGTCATCCCCCTGGAGAGACGGAGCCGCCACTGCTCCTCCTGCGGCGTCTACACCAACCACGTCACCAAGGGGAGCCCGTCGGCGAGACCGTCCAGGAGGGGCAGAGCAGACGGAGACGAGTACAGCATGAGGTCGATCCTGGCcaagcagaggaggaaggagggccAGAAGACGGTGTGGTTCAAGGAGAGCGAGGACTCCTCTGACATCGAGGTGGAGATTATCCCAGACACTGTGGGCCgggtggaggaggagacggAGGAGGAGCTTGATATGGAGGGGGTCGTCAGAGACCCTGCAGCCCCGCAGAGGGAGTCTGACGACGGGCAGGAGAGTCCGAGCACAGAGAGCACCGAGGAGCAGGACGGTGAAGACAGCAGctcagaaaaagagaaagaaggtcaggagcaggagggctga